A genome region from Eurosta solidaginis isolate ZX-2024a chromosome 2, ASM4086904v1, whole genome shotgun sequence includes the following:
- the Catsup gene encoding protein catecholamines up has product MATKLIENKSRETLQKIALCVFLFGVILSLPSLCESHGEHPSFKYSREANENFDAKKVSPSAHDHGDQHHYHAHAHGDHHEHHHADGEHLHDHHDTGPKHNQQQRNKKAPPQDMTSIWLHSIGSTLLISTAPFLLLYTIRLDNTEAMRPRLKVILAFASGGLLGDAFLHLIPHSTHPHTHDDNGHHIHAESHSHSHGGHEHGHDMRVGLWVLGGIIAFLGVEKLVRLLKGGDGHGHSHIQSSTSGDKPKKVEQKKDKKQDVKSSKVVENVNEVKITGYLNLAADFAHNFTDGLAIGASYLAGNSIGIVTTITILLHEVPHEIGDYAILIKSGCTKRQAMILQLVTAFGAVAGTALALLGASGDEGSTAWILPFTAGGFIYIATVSVLPELLEESTKLGQSIKEILAMLVGVGLMIFIARLE; this is encoded by the exons atgGCTACGAAACTCATTGAAAACAAATCGAGGGAAACTCTACAAAAAATTGCACTGTGCGTTTTTTTATTTGGCGTTATACTATCGCTTCCATCCTTATGTGAAAGTCACGGTGAACACCCAAGCTTCAAGTACTCAAGGgaagcaaatgaaaattttgatgcCAAAAAGGTATCACCATCAGCGCACGACCACGGAGATCAACACCATTATCATGCGCATGCTCATGGAGACCATCATGAGCATCATCACGCCGATGGCGAACATCTTCATGATCACCATGACACTGGACCCAAGCACAATCAGCAGCAGCGTAATAAAAAAGCTCCACCCCAAG ataTGACAAGTATTTGGTTACACTCCATTGGGTCTACTCTGCTTATTAGCACAGCTCCATTCTTATTGTTGTACACAATTCGATTAGATAATACTGAAGCAATGAGACCGCGTCTTAAAGTGATCCTGGCATTTGCATCTGGCGGTTTATTAGGGGATGCTTTTTTGCATCTTATTCCACATTCTACTCATCCACATACTCACGATGACAATGGCCATCACATACATGCAGAATCACATAGTCATAGTCATGGCGGACATGAACATGGGCATGATATGAGAGTTGGTCTGTGGGTGTTAGGAGGTATTATAGCGTTTCTTGGCGTTGAAAAACTTGTACGATTATTGAAAGGTGGTGATGGTCATGGGCATAGTCATATTCAATCATCTACTAGTGGCGATAAGCCTAAAAAAGTTGaacaaaaaaaagacaaaaagcaAGACGTTAAATCAAGTAAAGTCGTAGAAAATGTAAAcgaggtaaaaataacaggttaCTTAAATTTGGCTGCAGATTTCGCTCACAATTTTACTGACGGTTTGGCTATTGGCGCTTCCTATCTAGCGGGAAATAGCATTGGTATTGTTACAACAATTACAATTTTATTACACGAAGTTCCTCATGAAATCGGTGACTATGCCATACTTATAAAATCTGGATGCACAAAGCGTCAAGCAATGATATTGCAATTAGTAACGGCATTCGGTGCAGTAGCTGGTACTGCTTTAGCTTTATTAGGAGCTAGTGGCGATGAAGGTTCAACTGCTTGGATCTTGCCATTTACAGCGGGAGGTTTTATATACATTGCTACTGTAAGTGTTTTGCCAGAATTATTAGAGGAATCCACTAAATTAGGTCAATCCATTAAAGAGATTTTAGCCATGCTTGTTGGCGTGGGTTTGATGATTTTTATTGCTAGGCTAGAATAA